Proteins from a genomic interval of Heptranchias perlo isolate sHepPer1 chromosome 19, sHepPer1.hap1, whole genome shotgun sequence:
- the osgn1 gene encoding oxidative stress induced growth inhibitor 1 isoform X1 has product MPPVVWRTADLLIHSHCRLSKDISFVVTTSESCTVLPCLSSLVTALDPGSIGSLSEVALFLCQVFGRKSVCDRPAQAQPETLRCFPFMMPLLEEKVLPKDGSLTVPILVVGNGPSGICLSYLLSGYRPYLSPGASHPNPILQRKLEENCHLSIVDQDLERLCEGLEGRSSNPVAVLFDSLLLPDGDCGLDHAAPLWWQLETWQSLSHLVLGTGPPGGAWHAMEGSLLTLSFGNWMELPGLKLKDWVREKRRNLRNDRVISAEVAAYYQHFVNKMGLEKNFVSNSCVTSLRRISWVADCEGGNEVTVNQESGEKERSEGASRCLWEVKGYQTGQDGEQAPFLICAENVVLATGTQDEPSHLGVEGEDLPYVCHSISEFEAAIVRGRVSESSEPVLIVGAGLTAADAVLCAHHCSVPVLHVFRRSVSDPGLIFNQLPKVLYPEYHKVHQMMSQQVVGGEAASYRGYTSFPRHQVTSFKPDKKCLLESADKSRTVVNISMALVLIGANPRLSFLRDNGTYLGLNPKQPISCRYNPLQVNPYTYELVQEPNLFAMGPLVGDNFVRFVKGGALGITSCLVKRRQEQRQRQQPPAK; this is encoded by the exons AACGGCCCTTGACCCCGGATCGATTGGTTCACTGAGTGAAGTTGCTCTGT tTTTGTGCCAAGTGTTCGGCAGAAAAAGTGTCTGCGATAGACCAGCACAGGCTCAACCTGAAACACTCCGTTGCTTCCCCTTCATGATGCCACTGCTGGAAGAGAAGGTTCTGCCCAAGGATGGATCGCTGACAGTCCCTATCCTTGTCGTAG GAAATGGTCCCTCTGGGATTTGTCTGTCGTATCTACTGTCCGGATATAGACCCTACCTGTCTCCTGGAGCAAGCCACCCAAACCCAATTCTACAGCGTAAACTGGAAGAGAATTGTCACCTGTCGATTGTAGACCAG GATCTGGAGCGTCTCTGTGAAGGGTTGGAGGGCCGATCGTCCAATCCAGTGGCTGTGCTGTTTGACTCACTTCTCCTACCCGATGGAGACTGCGGTCTGGATCACGCTGCTCCTCTGTGGTGGCAGCTGGAGACTTGGCAGAGCTTATCGCACCTTGTCCTGGGCACAGGCCCACCTGGTGGAGCCTGGCAT GCTATGGAGGGCTCGCTGCTCACACTGAGCTTTGGGAACTGGATGGAATTACCAGGTCTGAAGCTGAAGGATTGGGTCAGAGAGAAGCGCAG gaaTCTAAGGAATGATCGAGTGATCTCGGCTGAGGTGGCCGCCTATTACCAGCACTTTGTCAATAAGATGGGCCTTGAGAAGAACTTTGTCTCCAACAGCTGCGTCACGTCTCTGCGTCGCATCAGTTGGGTCGCAGACTGTGAGGGGGGAAATGAGGTGACGGTGAATCAGGAGAGCGGAGAGAAGGAAAGGAGTGAGGGGGCATCTCGCTGCTTGTGGGAGGTGAAAGGTTACCAGACAGGGCAGGACGGTGAGCAGGCGCCCTTTCTGATCTGTGCGGAGAACGTGGTGCTGGCGACTGGGACGCAAGACGAGCCCTCGCACCTGGGGGTGGAGGGCGAGGACTTGCCGTACGTctgtcacagcatttctgaaTTTGAGGCGGCGATTGTGCGAGGCCGGGTCAGTGAAAGCTCGGAGCCAGTGCTGATTGTTGGTGCTGGGCTGACTGCAGCAGACGCTGTGCTCTGCGCCCATCACTGCAGTGTCCCCGTCCTTCACGTCTTCCGTCGATCCGTGTCTGACCCTGGCCTGATATTTAACCAacttcctaaagtgctttacccCGAGTACCACAAAGTCCACCAGATGATGAGCCAGCAGGTTGTGGGCGGTGAAGCTGCCTCTTACCGCGGTTACACCAGTTTCCCCAGGCACCAGGTCACCAGCTTCAAACCGGACAAGAAGTGCCTTTTGGAAAGTGCGGACAAGAGTCGCACAGTGGTCAATATCTCCATGGCGCTGGTGTTGATCGGAGCCAATCCGAGGCTCTCTTTCCTTCGGGACAATGGGACCTATCTGGGGCTGAACCCCAAGCAGCCCATCTCATGTCGCTATAACCCCTTGCAGGTCAACCCTTACACCTACGAGCTGGTCCAGGAACCAAACCTTTTCGCCATGGGCCCCCTGGTGGGCGATAACTTTGTGCGGTTTGTGAAAGGAGGGGCTCTGGGCATCACCAGTTGTCTAGTGAAACGTCGCCAGGAGCAACGGCAACGGCAACAGCCCCCAGcaaagtga
- the osgn1 gene encoding oxidative stress induced growth inhibitor 1 isoform X2 gives MMPLLEEKVLPKDGSLTVPILVVGNGPSGICLSYLLSGYRPYLSPGASHPNPILQRKLEENCHLSIVDQDLERLCEGLEGRSSNPVAVLFDSLLLPDGDCGLDHAAPLWWQLETWQSLSHLVLGTGPPGGAWHAMEGSLLTLSFGNWMELPGLKLKDWVREKRRNLRNDRVISAEVAAYYQHFVNKMGLEKNFVSNSCVTSLRRISWVADCEGGNEVTVNQESGEKERSEGASRCLWEVKGYQTGQDGEQAPFLICAENVVLATGTQDEPSHLGVEGEDLPYVCHSISEFEAAIVRGRVSESSEPVLIVGAGLTAADAVLCAHHCSVPVLHVFRRSVSDPGLIFNQLPKVLYPEYHKVHQMMSQQVVGGEAASYRGYTSFPRHQVTSFKPDKKCLLESADKSRTVVNISMALVLIGANPRLSFLRDNGTYLGLNPKQPISCRYNPLQVNPYTYELVQEPNLFAMGPLVGDNFVRFVKGGALGITSCLVKRRQEQRQRQQPPAK, from the exons ATGATGCCACTGCTGGAAGAGAAGGTTCTGCCCAAGGATGGATCGCTGACAGTCCCTATCCTTGTCGTAG GAAATGGTCCCTCTGGGATTTGTCTGTCGTATCTACTGTCCGGATATAGACCCTACCTGTCTCCTGGAGCAAGCCACCCAAACCCAATTCTACAGCGTAAACTGGAAGAGAATTGTCACCTGTCGATTGTAGACCAG GATCTGGAGCGTCTCTGTGAAGGGTTGGAGGGCCGATCGTCCAATCCAGTGGCTGTGCTGTTTGACTCACTTCTCCTACCCGATGGAGACTGCGGTCTGGATCACGCTGCTCCTCTGTGGTGGCAGCTGGAGACTTGGCAGAGCTTATCGCACCTTGTCCTGGGCACAGGCCCACCTGGTGGAGCCTGGCAT GCTATGGAGGGCTCGCTGCTCACACTGAGCTTTGGGAACTGGATGGAATTACCAGGTCTGAAGCTGAAGGATTGGGTCAGAGAGAAGCGCAG gaaTCTAAGGAATGATCGAGTGATCTCGGCTGAGGTGGCCGCCTATTACCAGCACTTTGTCAATAAGATGGGCCTTGAGAAGAACTTTGTCTCCAACAGCTGCGTCACGTCTCTGCGTCGCATCAGTTGGGTCGCAGACTGTGAGGGGGGAAATGAGGTGACGGTGAATCAGGAGAGCGGAGAGAAGGAAAGGAGTGAGGGGGCATCTCGCTGCTTGTGGGAGGTGAAAGGTTACCAGACAGGGCAGGACGGTGAGCAGGCGCCCTTTCTGATCTGTGCGGAGAACGTGGTGCTGGCGACTGGGACGCAAGACGAGCCCTCGCACCTGGGGGTGGAGGGCGAGGACTTGCCGTACGTctgtcacagcatttctgaaTTTGAGGCGGCGATTGTGCGAGGCCGGGTCAGTGAAAGCTCGGAGCCAGTGCTGATTGTTGGTGCTGGGCTGACTGCAGCAGACGCTGTGCTCTGCGCCCATCACTGCAGTGTCCCCGTCCTTCACGTCTTCCGTCGATCCGTGTCTGACCCTGGCCTGATATTTAACCAacttcctaaagtgctttacccCGAGTACCACAAAGTCCACCAGATGATGAGCCAGCAGGTTGTGGGCGGTGAAGCTGCCTCTTACCGCGGTTACACCAGTTTCCCCAGGCACCAGGTCACCAGCTTCAAACCGGACAAGAAGTGCCTTTTGGAAAGTGCGGACAAGAGTCGCACAGTGGTCAATATCTCCATGGCGCTGGTGTTGATCGGAGCCAATCCGAGGCTCTCTTTCCTTCGGGACAATGGGACCTATCTGGGGCTGAACCCCAAGCAGCCCATCTCATGTCGCTATAACCCCTTGCAGGTCAACCCTTACACCTACGAGCTGGTCCAGGAACCAAACCTTTTCGCCATGGGCCCCCTGGTGGGCGATAACTTTGTGCGGTTTGTGAAAGGAGGGGCTCTGGGCATCACCAGTTGTCTAGTGAAACGTCGCCAGGAGCAACGGCAACGGCAACAGCCCCCAGcaaagtga